The following coding sequences lie in one Planctomycetota bacterium genomic window:
- the ispE gene encoding 4-(cytidine 5'-diphospho)-2-C-methyl-D-erythritol kinase, whose product MLETAPSEGGLTVQAPAKVNLTLRVLGRRPDGYHDLESVVAAVTLFDVLEFSASDDLHLACEGIPVSAGEDNLVLRAARLLRTESGTRTGARVRLEKRIPPGRGFGGGSADAAATLVALDALWGLNLAREDLARLGASIGSDVPFFFGSPVAILRGRGERLEAVQARSPWWLALAWPDYGLATVDVYAALDRLAESVNGRPEATAALDRLAESVNGRPEATAILEALEGPASGAAALLVNDLEGAARRVRLDRMDLRAVFRQSGAAAVGMTGSGSAYFALADTEGQARRFGDAARAAGAEATVVRPLRE is encoded by the coding sequence GCCGCCGGCCCGACGGCTATCACGATCTGGAAAGCGTCGTGGCGGCCGTCACGCTGTTCGACGTGCTGGAGTTCAGCGCGTCGGACGACCTTCATCTCGCGTGCGAAGGAATCCCCGTTTCCGCCGGCGAGGACAACCTGGTGCTGCGCGCCGCCCGGTTGCTGCGGACCGAGAGCGGGACGCGCACGGGCGCGCGGGTGCGCCTGGAGAAGCGGATTCCGCCCGGCCGGGGATTCGGCGGCGGGTCGGCGGACGCGGCCGCGACGCTTGTCGCGCTCGACGCGCTGTGGGGTCTAAATCTCGCGCGCGAAGACCTGGCGCGCCTGGGGGCGAGCATCGGAAGCGACGTGCCGTTCTTCTTCGGCTCGCCTGTGGCGATCCTGCGAGGTCGGGGGGAGCGCCTCGAGGCGGTTCAAGCGAGGTCGCCGTGGTGGCTCGCGCTCGCGTGGCCGGACTACGGCCTGGCGACGGTCGACGTGTACGCGGCGCTGGACCGCCTGGCGGAAAGCGTGAACGGCCGGCCGGAGGCGACCGCGGCGCTGGACCGCCTGGCGGAAAGCGTGAACGGCCGGCCGGAGGCGACCGCCATTCTCGAGGCCCTGGAAGGTCCGGCGTCGGGGGCGGCGGCTTTGCTCGTGAATGACCTCGAGGGGGCGGCCCGGCGCGTCCGATTAGATAGGATGGACCTGAGGGCCGTCTTCCGACAGTCCGGCGCCGCGGCCGTCGGAATGACGGGCAGCGGATCGGCGTATTTCGCCCTGGCAGACACCGAGGGCCAGGCTCGGCGTTTTGGAGACGCGGCGCGGGCCGCGGGCGCCGAAGCAACCGTGGTGCGACCGCTTCGGGAGTAG